One segment of Brassica napus cultivar Da-Ae chromosome C3, Da-Ae, whole genome shotgun sequence DNA contains the following:
- the LOC106372792 gene encoding uncharacterized protein LOC106372792, translating to MRLCGEEVTEKELLDKTFSTFHSTNVLLQQQYRERGFATYTDLLSCLLLAEANNELLMKNSEMRPPGSSPLPEAHKAEHEKKDPKESNHVYNERRTHGRGRGGYKGRGGRDNYSYGRGYGNQKNRGRGSSYGRGRANFGRGRGGISKPSYSTKSVCHRCGMSNHWAKNCRTPKHLCELYQESLKNKNPKVHMVHDNGYDADDDFDHEKDDLMDHETSDCLKD from the coding sequence ATGAGACTGTGTGGTGAAGAAGTAACCGAGAAAGAGTTACTTGATAAGACCTTCTCTACGTTCCATTCAACGAATGTGTTGCTGCAGCAGcagtatagagagagaggattcgccacatatactgatctgCTCTCGTGCCTACTTCTGGCCGAGGCTAATAATGAactcctgatgaagaacagtgagatgagacctccaGGTTCATCACCATTACCAGAAGCTCAcaaagctgaacatgaaaagaaagatcccaaagaaAGCAACCACGTCTATAATGAGAGAAGAACACACGGCAGAGGCCGTGGTGGGTATAAGGGACGTGGTGGCCGTGACAATTACTCATATGGCCGTGGATATGGAAACCAAAaaaaccgtggtcgtggttccagtTATGGCCGTGGAAGAGCCAATTTTGGCCGCGGTCGAGGCGGTATATCCAAGCcgtcttactcgaccaaatccgtttgTCACAGGTGTGGGATGAGtaaccattgggccaagaactgcAGAACCCCTAAACATCTATGTgaactctatcaagagagtcttaagaacaagaacccaAAAGTTCATATGGTTCACGATAATGGgtatgatgctgatgatgatttCGACCATGAAAAGGATGATCTAATGGATCATGAGACATCAGATTGTCTTAAAGACTAA
- the LOC125583435 gene encoding uncharacterized protein LOC125583435 yields MNLRSKGSTNLAPRVDNIKALERELGRQRREREKQAHLHRLGLEMERNPNQPEGVYEVDDHRQNVQGVPPGAAQEEHGQGAANLRPQNQQRLGRSIGTYDQPNINGNRLGIRAPPVANNNFEIKSSLINMIENNKYHGLALEDPLDHLDRFDKYCGLSKTNGVSEDAFKLRLFPFSLGDKAHTWEKNISSDTITTWDECKKAFLNKFFSATRTANLRNQISGFQQRGLEGFLDAWERFRSYLSQCPHHGFNNESLLSTFYRGVLPKFKSQLDTASNGNFLGRTVEDALELLENMTQSDSVYNDEYDRRDRGGGGEDMTTKRELKALQDKIDMLLSEKTKKEELHMVAEVDRVECQEDMYYVNAQGTWYKKEPDYQYQNNYQQKPFYNNQQKPFNNYQPRPFYNNQPKPFYNNNQGGYQPKQNFPPGFSPKPSQPAQDQAGSSTQPPQESSTEAMLKQLLEGQARSEKQLGYELKNLHNKIDGNYHDLNNKFKALENQFVSMTASSSRQQGSLPGKPEQNPKETIKAITLRSGRELPPKVLIKDNEKQGGEVVINVDDDVVIVDEKTNEEILEKIVEAKGKRKIGEEKVENKNEAATSTKEKLFTPPPYEPKLPFPGRFKKQLLEKYKALFDKQMSEVHLTMPIIDAFMLVPQYSKFLKDAVEQKKKEMEGMVILTHECSAIIQRLTVPRKLEDPGSFTLPCAIGPLTFERCLCDLGASVSLMPLSIAKKLGFTQYKKCKISLVLADRSVKLPIGILEDLPVKIGNCEVPTDFVVLEMDEEPRDPLIFGRPFLATAGAMVNVRDGTIDLHLEKDHTLHFDIKEMMKKPTTQREIFYIDEMDVLADDFLEELAIEDSLQHALTIERETQMIENKESDELVRRLDVHLEEDGEDEFMELPQVTQHAASADIQENLHEADWSELKAPKVELKPLPDGVRYAFLGPNETYPVIVSSELTENELSMLLNELKKYRKALGYSLDDIKGISPSLCMHRIHLEDESKTSIEHQRRLNPNLKDVVKKEIIKLLDAGVIYPISDSNWVSPVHVVPKKGGITVVKNENDELIPTRTITGHRMCIDYRKLNAASRKDHFPLPFIDQMLERLANHPYYCFLDGYSGFFQIPIHPNDQEKTTFTCPYGTFAYRRMPFGLCNAPATFQRAMMSIFSDLIEDVMEVFMDDFSVYGSSFATCLSNLCRVLQRCEDTNLVLNWEKCHFMVKEGIVLGHKVSEKGIEVDKAKIDVMVGLAPPRTVKDIRSFLGHAGFYRRFIKDFSKIARPLTKLLCKEIIFNFDEECLEAFKKLKEELTSAPIVQPPDWSLPFEIMCDASDYAVGAVLGQKKDKKTHVIYYASRTLDDAQMKYATTEKELLAIVYAFEKFRSYLVGSKVIVYTDHAALRHLLAKKDAKPRLLRWILILQEFDLEIKDKPGVENGVADHLSRLRVECGIPIDEGLPEEQIMAIEAMVTACETGRKIEEMKAIDETGPWYADLVNYLACGREPLNLTGYARKKFFKDVKRYYWDEPYLYTLCKDQIYRRVVAQEEVEGILTHCHGSAYGGHFATFKTVSKVLQAGFWWPHMFKDTQEFVSRCDPCQRRGNITKRNEMPQNPILEVEVFDVWGIDFMGPFPSSYGNEYILVAVDYVSKWVEAIASPTNDAKVVLKMFKSIIFPRFGVPRVVISDGGTHFINKLFENLLKKNGVKHKVATAYHPQTSGQVEISNREIKSILEKTVGTTRKDWSTKLDDALWAYRTAFKTPLGTTPFNLVYGKACHLPVELEYKALWAVKMLNFDIKSAKEKRLFQLHELDEIRLDAFENSRIYKEKTKAFHDKKILKREFNIGDQVLLFNSRLKLFPGKLKSRWSGPFKIKEVRPYGAIVLWNKTGGDFTVNGQRVKLYMAATPEKEGTSVPLTDPKPA; encoded by the coding sequence ATGAACTTGAGAAGCAAAGGATCAACAAATCTTGCACCAAGAGTGGACAACATCAAAGCCTTAGAAAGAGAGTTGggaagacagagaagagaaagagaaaagcaaGCCCACTTACATAGATTGGGGCTTGAGATGGAGAGAAACCCGAATCAACCGGAAGGTGTCTATGAAGTTGATGATCATAGACAAAATGTCCAAGGAGTTCCTCCTGGAGCTGCTCAAGAGGAACATGGCCAAGGAGCTGCAAACCTTAGGCCTCAAAATCAACAACGCCTGGGAAGATCCATTGGCACTTATGATCAACCTAACATAAATGGGAATAGGTTGGGCATTAGGGCACCGCCAGTTGCCAACAACAATTTCGAGATCAAGTCAAGCCTCATCAACATGATTGAAAACAACAAGTACCATGGACTTGCCTTGGAAGACCCACTAGATCACCTTGACAGATTTGATAAGTACTGTGGcttgtcaaaaacaaatggagtttcagaggatgctttcaagctcagattgtttcccttctctttgggagacaaggctcacacttgggagaaaaacatctcaagtgatactatcaccacttgggatgaatgCAAGAAGGCCTTCCTCAACAAGTTCTTCTCAGCTACAAGGACTGCCAACCTTAGAAATCAGATCTCTGGTTTTCAACAAAGAGGACTTGAAGGATTTTTAGACGCATGGGAGAGATTCAGAAGCTACCTGTCTCAATGTCCTCACCATGGCTTCAACAATGAGAgcttgctaagcactttctacaGAGGAGTCTTGCCTAAATTCAAAAGCCAGCTTGACACTGCAAGCAATGGAAACTTCTTGGGGAGGACTGTGGAAGATGCTTTAGAACTCTTGGAGAACATGACACAGAGTGACTCTGTCTACAATGATGAATATGATAGAAGAGAcagaggtggtggaggagaagatATGACCACAAAGAGAGAGCTGAAAGCACTTCAAGACAAGATTGACATGCTACTATCAGAAAAGACCAAGAAAGAGGAGTTACATATGGTTGCTGAAGTTGATAGAGTAGAATGCCAAGAAGATATGTACTATGTCAATGCTCAGGGTACATGGTACAAGAAGGAGCCTGACTATCAATACcagaacaactaccaacagaaacccttctacaacaaccaacagaagccattcaacaactaccagccaagaccattctacaacaatcagcctaagccattctacaacaacaaccaagGTGGTTACCAACCCAAACAGAACTTCCCTCCTGGATTCTCACCAAAACCAAGTCAACCTGCACAAGACCAAGCTGGATCATCAACACAACCTCCACAAGAGAGTAGTACTGAAGCTATGCTGAAACAATTATTGGAGGGACAAGCAAGAAGTGAGAAACAATTAGGGTATGAGCTGAAAAATCTCCacaacaagattgatgggaattaccatgatctaaacaacaagttcaaagccttggagaaccagtttgtctctatgacagccagctcaagtcgccaacaaggttccCTACCTGGAAAGCCTGAACAAAACCCAAAGGAGACAATAAAGGCAATCACCCTAAGGAGTGGAAGAGAGTTGCCTCCTAAAGTTCTCATTAAGGATAATGAGAAACAAGGTGGGGAGGTGGTCATCaatgtagatgatgatgtggtgaTTGTGGATGAGAAGACTAATgaggaaatcttggagaagatagttgaagctaagggcaagagaaagattggagaggagaaagttgagaacaaaaatgaggctgctacatcaacaaaggagaaattgttcactcctcctccctatgagccaaagcttccctttcctggaagattcaagaagcaactcctagagaagtacaaagccttgtttgacaagcaaatgagtgaagttcatctcaccatgcccataattgatgcatttatgctggttccacaatacagcaagttcttgaaagatgctgtagaacaaaagaagaaagagatggaagggATGGTGATTCTTACTCATGAGTGCAGCGCCATTATTCAGAGACTGACTGTCCCAAGGAAGCTAGAAGACCCTGGTAGTTTCACCCTGCCATGCGCCATTGGACCTTTGACATTTGAGAGATGTCTATgtgatttgggagcaagtgtcagcctcatgccactatccattgccaagaagcttgggtttacacaatataaaaagtgCAAGATCTCTTTGGTGCTAGCTGATCGATCTGTCAAGCTCCCCATTGGCATCCTAGAAGATCTTCCTGTCAAGATAGGAAATTGTGAAGTGCCTACTGACTTTGTAGTGCTTGAGATGGATGAAGAGCCTAGAGATCCTTTGATCTTTGGAAGACCTTTCTTGGCAACTGCTGGAGCAATGGTGAATGTGAGAGATGGCACAATTGATCTCCACCTTGAAAAAGATCACACTCTCCATTTTGAtatcaaggagatgatgaagaagcccaCAACTCAAAGAGAAATATTCTACATTGATGAGATGGATGTCTTGGCTGATGATTTCCTTGAGGAGTTAGCGATTGAGGACTCTCTTCAACATGCCCTGACCATTGAAAGAGAGACCCAAATGATTGAAAACAAGGAGAGTGATGAGCTAGTAAGAAGGCTAGATGTTCACCTTGAGGAGGATGGAGAAGATGAGTTCATGGAGTTGCCACAAGTGACTCAACATGCTGCCTCAGCAGACATTCAAGAGAACCTCCATGAAGCTGATTGGAGTGAGCTCAAggcaccaaaagtggagcttaaacctcttcccgatggtgtaaggtatgctttccttggacctaatgagacatatcctgtcattgtgagtagtgagctgactgagaatgaattgtctatgcttttaaatgaacttaaaaagtatagaaaagcactaggatactcacttgatgacattaaaggaatctcaccatctttgtgcatgcataggatacatctagaggatgaatctaaaacttcaattgaacaccaaagaagattaaatcctaatttgaaagatgttgttaaaaaagagataatcaaattgttagatgcTGGTGTGATCTATCCTATCTCTGATAGCAATTGGGTTTCACCTGTGCATGTAGTTCCTAAAAAGGGTGGCATAACAGTTGTTAAGAACGAAAATGATGAgttaataccaacaagaacaataactggacataggatgtgcattgactatcgaaaactgaatgcagcctctagaaaggatcatttccctTTACCATTCATTGATCAGATGTTAGAGAGGCTAGCTAACCATCCCTattattgtttccttgatggatactctggatttttccaaatccctatacacccaaatgaccaagagaaaacgacattcacttgtccttatggtacctttgcatatcgaaggatgccatttggactgtgcaatgcaccagcaacattccaaagagcaatgatgtcgattttctctgatcttattgaggatgtaatggaggtgtttatggatgatttttctgtatacggttcttcgtttgctacttgtttgtcaaatctttgcagggtattacagagatgtgaggacactaacctggtgctcaattgggagaagtgtcacttcatggtcaaggaagggattgttCTTGGACACAAAGTTTCTGAGAAAGGAATTGAAGTGGACAAAGCCAAGATAGATGTCATGGTTGGTCTAGCTCCACCAAGAACAGTGAAGGATATAAGAAGCTTCCTTGGCCATGCTGGTTTCTACAGAAGGTTCATCAAAGACTTCTCCAaaatagctagaccattgaccaAGCTGCTGTGCAAGGAGATCATCTTCAACTTTGATGAAGAATGCCTAGAAGCCTTTAAGAAGCTGAAGGAGGAGCTCACCAGTGCCCCAATAGTTCAACCACCAGATTGGAGTCTACCCTTCGAAATCATGTGCGACGccagtgactatgctgtgggggCAGTCTTGGGGCaaaagaaggacaagaagacacatgtgatctactatgctaGTAGAACACTTGATGATGCCCAAATGAAGTATGCCACAACTGAGAAGGAGCTGTTGGCAATTGTCTATGCCTTCGAGAAGTTCAGGAGCTACCTGGTAGGGTCTAAGGTCATTGTAtacactgatcatgctgcaCTACGACATCTACTAGCCAAGAAGGATGCCAAGCCAAGGCTGCTCAGATGGATATTAATACTACAAGAGTTTGATCTCGAAATCAAGGACAAGCCAGGAGtggagaatggtgtagctgatcacctTTCAAGATTAAGAGTGGAGTGTGGGATTCCTATTGATGAGGGACTCCCTGAAGAGCAGATTATGGCTATAGAAGCAATGGTCACAGCTTGTGAGACTGGAAGGAAGATTGAAGAAATGAAGGCAATTGATGAAACAGGCCCATGGTATGCTGATCTAGTGAACTACTTGGCATGTGGAAGGGAACCATTGAATCTGACAGGCTATGCAAGGAAGAAGTTCTtcaaggatgtgaagagatactactgggaCGAGCCTTACCTCTACACTCTTTGCAAAGATCAAATCTATAGAAGAGTAGTAGCTCAAGAGGAGGTGGAAGGAATCCTCACACACTGccatggatcagcctatggagGTCACTTTGCCACCTTCAAGACTGTCTCCAAGGTGCTACAAGCAGGATTTTGGTGGCCCCATATGTTCAAAGACACACAAGAGTTTGTGTCAAGGTGTGACCCATGCCAAAGGAGAGGGAACATCACcaagagaaatgagatgcctcaaaatccTATCTTGGAAGTggaagtgtttgatgtgtggggcattgacttcatgggaccattcccatcTTCCTATGGTAATGAATACATTCTTGTTGCTGTggattatgtctccaaatgggtggaagctataGCCAGCCCAACCAATGATGCTAAGGTTGTcctcaagatgttcaagagcattatcttcccaaggtttggagtcccaagagttgtgatcagtgatggaggcacccacttcatcaacaaacttTTTGAGAACCTTCTTAAGAAGAATGGTGTCaagcacaaggtggcaactgcttatcatccccaaacaagtggccaagttgagatttccAACAGGGAGATAAAGTCCATTTTGGAGAAGACTGTGGGGAcaacaaggaaggattggtctacaaagcttgatgatgcactttgggccTATAGGACTGCTTTCAAGACACCCTTGGGAACCACTCCCTTCAATCTTGTCtatgggaaagcttgccatctgccagtggagcttgagtacaaggcattaTGGGCTGTTAAgatgctgaactttgacatcaagagtgccaaagaGAAAAGACTTTTCCAACtccatgagcttgatgagattcgacttgatgcttttgagaactcaaggattTACAAAGAAAAGACCAAGGCATTCCATGACAAGAAGATCCTGAAGAGGGAGTTCAACATTGGAGATCAAGTGTTGCTCTTCAACTCTCGATTGAAGTTGTTCCCTGGAAAACTTAAGTCAAGATGGTCCGGCCCTTTCAAGATCAAAGAAGTGaggccatatggagcaattGTGCTTTGGAACAAGACCGGTGGGGACTTTACAGTGAATGGCCAAAGAGTCAAGCTGTACATGGCGGCCACACCTGAGAAGGAAGGAACCTCGGTTCCACTTACCGATCCCAAACCAGCCTAA